A single genomic interval of Granulicella tundricola MP5ACTX9 harbors:
- the prfA gene encoding peptide chain release factor 1: MFDRLAQMEVRYDSLSRDMSDPVLVNDQKKFQAIAKEHRLMEPIVEKYRQYRKVADGIAEAKAMLSESDPDLKEMAKEELASLEPQLEPIAEALKVMLLPKDPNDDKNIVIELRAGTGGDEAALFVAEMFRVYLRLAEQHRWKVQVLSESFSGIGNGLKDVTAIFEGDRVYSQMKYESGVHRVQRVPATETQGRVHTSAITVAVLPEAEEVDIKIEAKDLRVDTFCSSGPGGQSVNTTYSAIRITHLPTNTVVSCQDEKSQIKNREKAMRVLRSRLYEVAEETRHQAEAKIRKDQVGTGDRSEKIRTYNFPQNRLTDHRIGLTNHNLNMVMEGQLQPTIDALIAHDIAEKMKGEPVAV; the protein is encoded by the coding sequence ATGTTCGATCGCCTCGCCCAAATGGAAGTCCGTTACGACTCGCTCAGCCGTGACATGTCCGACCCCGTCCTCGTCAACGATCAGAAGAAGTTCCAGGCCATCGCCAAAGAGCATCGCCTCATGGAACCCATCGTTGAGAAGTATCGCCAGTACCGCAAGGTAGCCGACGGCATCGCCGAAGCCAAAGCCATGCTCTCGGAGTCCGACCCTGACCTCAAGGAGATGGCCAAGGAAGAGCTCGCCTCCCTTGAGCCGCAGCTCGAGCCCATCGCCGAAGCCCTCAAGGTCATGCTCCTCCCCAAGGACCCCAACGACGACAAGAACATCGTCATCGAGCTACGCGCCGGCACCGGTGGAGACGAGGCCGCACTCTTCGTCGCCGAGATGTTCCGCGTCTATCTCCGCCTCGCCGAGCAGCATCGCTGGAAGGTCCAGGTCCTCTCCGAATCCTTCTCCGGCATCGGCAACGGCCTCAAGGACGTCACCGCCATCTTTGAAGGCGACCGCGTCTACTCCCAGATGAAGTACGAGTCCGGCGTCCACCGCGTACAGCGCGTCCCAGCCACTGAAACCCAGGGCCGCGTCCACACCTCTGCGATCACAGTCGCTGTCCTGCCTGAAGCGGAAGAGGTCGACATCAAGATTGAAGCCAAGGACCTCCGCGTCGATACCTTCTGCTCCTCCGGCCCCGGCGGTCAGTCGGTCAACACCACCTACTCGGCCATCCGCATCACGCACCTGCCCACCAACACGGTCGTCTCCTGCCAGGATGAAAAGTCCCAGATCAAGAACCGTGAAAAGGCCATGCGCGTTCTTCGCTCCCGCCTGTACGAAGTAGCTGAAGAGACCCGTCACCAGGCTGAGGCCAAGATCCGCAAGGACCAGGTCGGCACCGGCGATCGTTCCGAGAAGATCCGCACCTATAACTTCCCCCAGAACCGCCTCACCGACCACCGCATCGGCCTCACCAACCACAACCTCAACATGGTCATGGAAGGCCAGCTCCAGCCCACCATCGACGCCCTCATCGCGCACGACATCGCTGAGAAGATGAAGGGCGAGCCCGTAGCCGTCTAA
- a CDS encoding ATP-dependent DNA ligase — protein MALFGAVAGLAEEMAGTASRLKKRAAIAAAILAVHEELAEEVGLFCLYLAGLPFAEADPRKLNAGGALLSKALLAVSGATGEQLTAGYRKYGDMGAAGFDLLQLHPTSQTRDMGHPLLLGDVRDAFAGMATAKTTAIRAGLVEGLLRRATALEAKYLLKLMLGDMRIGVKQSLVEEAIGVAAAAEVADVRHAVMLEADLGGAAMRAFGGTLAEARMRLFHPLGFMLASPVETPEEAIERFTAKPVKVAKAKKSKKTEESDELLVAEIEGAMLEDDKRTTEGTEGKERSTEATVGVQAFLEDKYDGMRAQLHFGDAEQVGRVAIYSRNREDITESFPELCEAFSEASGELGGLILDGEILGWDFQHGVALPFALLGQRIGRKKVGNEIRQQVPVVFMAFDLMFERGKLTLGLPLRERRRRLEEVVGALAEKAVSPLVLTEHAARRHEAQARMFGGDEEAEAGVARLMLSPSKLVESAEEIDRAYADARARANEGVMIKAADSVYLPGRRGLAWVKLKRELATLDVVVTGAEFGQGRKAGTLSDYTFAVQTDAGELLNVGKAYSGVTDAEILELTEFFKAHTLEDHGHSRTVEPLVIFEVAFNNVMRSDRHASGFALRFPRILRIRTDKPLGEIDTVARVEEIYQSQVDKPKDSAKAVKGSGQAVMGQLR, from the coding sequence ATGGCTTTGTTTGGGGCGGTGGCGGGGTTGGCGGAGGAGATGGCGGGTACTGCCAGCAGGCTGAAGAAGCGGGCTGCGATTGCGGCTGCGATTTTGGCGGTGCATGAGGAGTTGGCTGAGGAAGTTGGGCTGTTTTGCTTGTATCTGGCAGGGCTGCCGTTTGCGGAGGCTGATCCGCGGAAGTTGAATGCGGGTGGGGCGCTTTTGAGCAAGGCTTTGCTGGCGGTGAGTGGGGCTACGGGAGAGCAACTGACCGCGGGTTATCGGAAGTACGGGGATATGGGGGCGGCGGGGTTCGATCTGTTGCAGCTCCATCCAACGTCTCAAACGCGAGACATGGGGCACCCGCTTTTGCTGGGGGATGTGCGGGATGCGTTTGCGGGGATGGCTACGGCTAAGACGACGGCGATTCGGGCGGGGCTGGTGGAGGGGCTGCTGCGGCGGGCTACGGCGCTCGAAGCGAAGTATCTGCTGAAGCTGATGCTTGGGGATATGCGGATTGGGGTGAAGCAGAGTTTGGTGGAGGAGGCGATTGGGGTGGCGGCCGCGGCTGAGGTGGCTGATGTTCGACATGCGGTGATGCTGGAGGCGGATCTGGGTGGGGCGGCGATGAGGGCGTTTGGGGGGACGCTGGCGGAGGCGAGGATGAGGCTGTTTCATCCGCTCGGGTTCATGCTGGCTAGTCCGGTGGAGACACCGGAGGAGGCGATCGAGCGGTTTACGGCTAAGCCGGTGAAGGTGGCGAAGGCGAAGAAAAGTAAGAAAACCGAGGAGTCTGACGAGTTGCTGGTTGCGGAGATCGAGGGGGCGATGCTTGAAGACGACAAGCGAACCACAGAGGGCACGGAGGGTAAGGAGAGGAGCACAGAGGCCACTGTGGGGGTGCAGGCGTTTTTGGAGGATAAGTATGACGGGATGAGGGCACAGCTTCACTTTGGGGATGCGGAGCAGGTCGGTAGGGTGGCGATCTATTCGCGGAATCGCGAGGACATTACGGAGAGCTTTCCGGAGTTGTGTGAGGCGTTCTCAGAGGCTTCGGGTGAGCTTGGTGGGCTGATTTTGGATGGGGAGATTCTGGGGTGGGATTTTCAGCATGGGGTGGCGTTGCCGTTTGCTTTGCTGGGGCAGAGGATCGGGCGGAAGAAGGTGGGAAATGAGATTCGGCAGCAGGTGCCGGTGGTGTTTATGGCGTTCGATCTAATGTTTGAGCGGGGAAAACTGACGCTGGGGCTACCGCTGCGGGAGAGGCGTCGGCGCTTGGAGGAGGTTGTGGGGGCGCTGGCGGAGAAGGCGGTGTCGCCTCTTGTGTTGACGGAGCATGCGGCTCGGCGGCATGAGGCGCAGGCGAGGATGTTTGGCGGGGATGAAGAGGCTGAGGCTGGGGTGGCGCGGCTGATGCTTTCGCCCAGCAAGCTGGTGGAGAGTGCGGAGGAGATCGACCGCGCGTATGCGGATGCGAGGGCTCGGGCGAATGAAGGGGTGATGATCAAGGCGGCGGATTCGGTGTATCTGCCGGGGCGGCGGGGGCTTGCGTGGGTGAAGCTGAAGCGGGAGTTGGCGACGCTGGATGTGGTGGTGACCGGGGCCGAGTTTGGGCAGGGAAGGAAGGCTGGGACGTTGAGCGACTATACGTTTGCGGTACAGACGGATGCGGGGGAGTTGCTGAATGTGGGGAAGGCTTACTCGGGTGTCACCGACGCGGAGATATTGGAGCTGACGGAGTTCTTCAAGGCGCATACGCTCGAGGATCATGGGCACTCCAGGACGGTGGAGCCGCTGGTGATCTTTGAGGTGGCGTTCAACAACGTCATGCGGAGCGATCGTCATGCGAGTGGGTTTGCGCTGCGGTTTCCGAGGATTCTGCGGATCAGGACGGATAAGCCGCTGGGCGAGATCGATACGGTGGCGAGGGTGGAGGAGATCTATCAGTCGCAGGTGGATAAACCTAAGGACAGTGCAAAAGCAGTGAAGGGAAGTGGCCAGGCAGTGATGGGGCAGTTGCGGTGA
- the trpB gene encoding tryptophan synthase subunit beta has translation MVNPAVEVAGRFGAYGGRYVPETLMAALLELEEAYAEAQADPAFHAELDDLLHHYCGRPTPLYFAKRLTEQCGGAKIYLKREDLLHTGAHKINNALGQGMLARRMGKKRIIAETGAGQHGVATATVCALFGLECVIYMGEEDMRRQELNVYRMRLLGAEVRGVSAGSATLKDAINEAMRDWVTNVRTTYYILGSALGAHPYPTMVRNFHRVISIEARKQFVEETGGLPDVVVACVGGGSNAIGAFYEFLGDKDVRLVGVEAGGRGTALGEHAARFQTVGGGTPGVLQGTYSYVLQNDAGQVSATHSVSAGLDYASVGPEHAMLHDSGRATYVSCSDADALAATVALSRTEGIVPALESAHAVAEGMRMAKGMRTDEVIMVNLSGRGDKDMGILAKELDLKGA, from the coding sequence ATGGTGAATCCGGCGGTTGAGGTAGCGGGGCGGTTTGGAGCTTACGGCGGGCGGTATGTGCCGGAGACGCTGATGGCGGCGCTGCTGGAGCTCGAAGAAGCGTATGCGGAGGCGCAGGCGGACCCGGCGTTCCACGCTGAGCTTGATGACCTGCTGCACCACTACTGCGGGCGGCCTACTCCGCTTTACTTCGCCAAGCGGCTGACGGAGCAGTGTGGCGGCGCGAAGATCTACCTGAAGCGCGAGGACCTGCTGCATACCGGCGCGCACAAGATCAATAACGCGCTGGGGCAGGGGATGCTGGCGCGGCGCATGGGCAAGAAGCGGATCATCGCGGAGACGGGCGCGGGGCAGCATGGGGTGGCGACCGCTACGGTGTGTGCGCTGTTCGGGCTGGAGTGCGTGATCTACATGGGCGAGGAGGATATGCGCCGGCAGGAGCTGAACGTGTACCGGATGCGGCTGCTGGGGGCTGAGGTGCGTGGAGTTTCGGCGGGGTCTGCGACGCTGAAGGACGCGATTAATGAGGCGATGCGGGATTGGGTGACGAACGTTCGGACCACCTATTACATCCTGGGGAGTGCGTTGGGGGCGCATCCTTATCCGACGATGGTGCGGAACTTTCATCGCGTGATCTCGATTGAGGCTCGGAAGCAGTTTGTGGAGGAGACGGGCGGTCTGCCGGATGTGGTGGTGGCTTGTGTTGGGGGCGGGTCCAATGCGATTGGGGCATTCTATGAGTTTCTGGGGGACAAGGATGTGAGGCTGGTTGGGGTCGAGGCTGGCGGGCGAGGGACTGCGCTGGGGGAGCATGCGGCTCGGTTCCAGACTGTTGGGGGTGGGACTCCGGGAGTGCTTCAAGGGACGTATAGCTATGTGCTGCAGAACGATGCGGGGCAGGTAAGTGCGACGCACTCGGTGAGCGCGGGGCTGGACTATGCGAGCGTGGGGCCGGAGCATGCGATGCTGCATGACTCGGGCAGGGCGACGTATGTTTCGTGCTCGGATGCGGATGCGCTGGCGGCGACCGTGGCGTTGAGCCGGACGGAGGGGATTGTGCCGGCGCTCGAGAGTGCCCATGCAGTGGCTGAGGGGATGCGGATGGCTAAGGGAATGCGGACGGATGAGGTGATCATGGTGAACCTGTCCGGGCGTGGGGATAAGGATATGGGGATTCTGGCGAAGGAACTGGACCTGAAAGGTGCGTAA
- a CDS encoding energy transducer TonB, producing MAFAISVFALPASLGAQTLASAKPPAYPLAARVAGIDGPVVLKGTVSKEGRMLDINVLSGPPELQQAAIDAVRGWIYKPYRHFGHEIEVDTTVTVNFNMGTGAKKAEAQAKAREEMLANGEMLPTQNGSQPPNPKL from the coding sequence TTGGCGTTTGCGATCTCAGTATTCGCCTTGCCAGCTTCTCTCGGCGCTCAGACGCTTGCAAGCGCCAAGCCACCTGCTTATCCATTGGCTGCAAGAGTTGCTGGTATTGATGGTCCTGTCGTTCTCAAAGGCACTGTATCTAAAGAAGGTAGGATGCTGGATATCAACGTCTTAAGCGGGCCGCCTGAACTACAGCAGGCCGCGATCGACGCGGTTCGAGGCTGGATATACAAACCGTATCGACACTTTGGGCATGAGATCGAAGTGGATACAACGGTGACGGTCAACTTCAACATGGGCACTGGTGCGAAAAAAGCAGAAGCACAGGCGAAGGCACGTGAAGAAATGTTGGCGAACGGCGAAATGCTCCCAACGCAGAACGGTTCACAGCCACCAAACCCGAAATTGTAA
- the trpA gene encoding tryptophan synthase subunit alpha: protein MPIDFLKKPGVVAYLTAGDPDLATTRDIALAAIDAGADVIELGVPFSDPLADGPVIQRASERAVARGTRLSDVLGLAKELRAARPECGIVLFSYLNPVVKMGMRSFCAAAKAAGADGVLLTDMIVEEAGEYLAEMSTNGLAPVFLAAPTSPDARLKAIGEASKGFVYAISRVGITGTQDKVASDAPELVARLRKYTELPIAVGFGISNAAHVKAVGEFADAAIIGSALVALIEKTGPADAAKAVGEFIRGLREG, encoded by the coding sequence ATGCCTATAGATTTTCTCAAGAAGCCCGGTGTTGTCGCTTATCTCACTGCGGGTGATCCGGATTTGGCTACTACGCGGGATATTGCGTTAGCTGCTATTGATGCCGGTGCGGATGTGATTGAGCTTGGCGTGCCGTTCAGCGATCCTCTGGCGGATGGGCCGGTGATTCAGCGGGCGAGTGAGCGGGCTGTGGCGCGGGGGACTCGGCTGAGCGATGTGCTGGGGCTGGCTAAGGAGCTTCGGGCTGCTCGACCGGAGTGTGGGATTGTGCTGTTCAGCTATCTGAATCCCGTGGTGAAGATGGGGATGAGGTCTTTCTGTGCAGCCGCGAAAGCTGCCGGTGCGGATGGCGTGCTGCTGACGGACATGATTGTCGAAGAGGCTGGGGAATACCTGGCGGAGATGAGTACGAATGGGCTGGCGCCGGTGTTTCTGGCGGCGCCTACGAGCCCGGATGCTCGGCTGAAGGCGATTGGCGAGGCGAGCAAAGGGTTTGTGTACGCGATCTCTCGCGTGGGGATTACGGGGACACAGGATAAGGTGGCGAGCGATGCGCCGGAGCTTGTGGCTCGGCTGCGGAAGTATACGGAGCTGCCGATTGCGGTCGGCTTTGGGATCTCGAATGCGGCGCACGTGAAGGCTGTGGGCGAGTTTGCGGATGCGGCCATTATCGGCAGTGCGCTGGTGGCTTTGATCGAGAAGACGGGGCCTGCGGATGCAGCGAAAGCAGTCGGCGAGTTCATTCGTGGGCTTCGTGAAGGGTAA
- the pheA gene encoding chorismate mutase: MEISDWRNKIDELDEQIVELISKRAEAAKAIGELKAKTAMPIYEPQREKDVFEHVKKVNPGPLADAELIHVYERVMDVMRTLQRQ, encoded by the coding sequence ATGGAGATTTCGGACTGGCGGAACAAGATCGATGAGCTGGATGAGCAGATTGTTGAGCTCATCAGCAAGCGGGCCGAGGCGGCGAAGGCGATCGGCGAGTTGAAGGCAAAAACGGCAATGCCGATCTATGAGCCGCAGCGGGAGAAGGATGTGTTCGAGCATGTGAAGAAGGTCAATCCGGGGCCGCTGGCCGATGCGGAGTTGATCCACGTGTATGAGCGTGTGATGGATGTGATGAGAACGCTTCAAAGACAGTAA
- the aroF gene encoding 3-deoxy-7-phosphoheptulonate synthase, producing the protein MIVAMQDQATEENVQQVIERMVELGFNVHRTTGTTQTILAGVGSPDHFDVAEFQVLSGVHEAYRISSQYKLAGRSFRPEGTTVTFKNGVVVGGNQVTIMAGPCSVESREQILLSAKQVAAAGCQFLRGGAFKPRSSPYSFQGMGLEGLKLLREVADETGLLVITEVMEISQIELMLPYIDCFQVGARNMQNFNLLRELGHVRMPVLMKRGIAATIEEVLLSAEYILSGGNYDLMVCERGIRTFETYTRNTYDVSAIPVLKKLTHLPVFGDPSHGVGKREFVPAMALASVAAGADGLLMEMHPNPDKAMSDGAQSLFPEQLEKLVAQLRQLAPIVGRTVA; encoded by the coding sequence ATGATCGTAGCAATGCAGGACCAGGCAACTGAGGAGAATGTTCAGCAGGTGATCGAGCGGATGGTTGAGCTCGGCTTCAACGTCCACCGTACGACGGGCACGACGCAGACGATTCTGGCGGGCGTGGGCTCGCCCGATCATTTTGACGTGGCGGAGTTCCAGGTGCTGAGCGGCGTGCATGAGGCGTATCGGATCTCGTCGCAGTACAAGCTGGCGGGGCGGAGCTTCCGGCCTGAGGGGACGACGGTGACCTTCAAGAATGGCGTTGTGGTCGGCGGGAACCAGGTGACGATCATGGCGGGGCCGTGTTCGGTCGAGAGCCGGGAGCAGATACTGCTGAGCGCGAAGCAGGTTGCGGCGGCGGGTTGCCAGTTTCTGCGGGGCGGTGCGTTCAAGCCGCGGAGCTCGCCGTATAGTTTTCAGGGCATGGGGCTCGAAGGGCTGAAGCTGCTGCGCGAAGTTGCGGATGAGACCGGGCTGCTGGTGATCACGGAGGTCATGGAGATCTCGCAGATTGAGCTGATGCTGCCGTATATCGACTGCTTCCAGGTGGGCGCGCGCAATATGCAGAACTTCAACCTGCTGCGCGAGCTTGGACATGTGCGAATGCCGGTGCTGATGAAGCGCGGGATCGCGGCGACGATTGAAGAGGTTCTGCTGTCCGCCGAGTACATCCTGAGCGGCGGCAACTACGACCTGATGGTGTGCGAGCGTGGGATTCGGACGTTTGAGACTTACACGCGGAATACGTATGACGTTTCCGCGATTCCAGTGCTGAAGAAGCTGACGCACCTGCCGGTGTTTGGCGATCCGTCCCATGGTGTTGGCAAGCGTGAGTTTGTGCCGGCTATGGCACTCGCGAGCGTGGCTGCAGGGGCCGACGGATTGCTGATGGAGATGCACCCGAATCCGGATAAAGCGATGAGCGATGGCGCGCAAAGCCTGTTCCCGGAACAGTTGGAGAAGCTGGTGGCGCAGTTGCGGCAACTGGCTCCAATTGTGGGGAGAACGGTGGCTTAG
- a CDS encoding antitoxin VbhA family protein, with protein MQPISDEEKSRRRRINQSVIGTNAMEGLSLDEETLSLMRRYEEGEIDREELSSAIDLHVARLLRERSALAGAA; from the coding sequence ATGCAGCCCATTTCCGACGAAGAGAAGAGCCGCCGCCGGCGTATCAATCAGAGTGTGATTGGTACGAACGCGATGGAAGGCTTGAGTCTCGATGAAGAGACGTTGAGCCTGATGAGGCGATACGAAGAGGGCGAGATCGATCGGGAAGAACTTTCTTCGGCGATCGATCTTCATGTGGCGCGGCTTCTGCGTGAGCGGTCAGCCTTGGCTGGCGCAGCTTAG
- a CDS encoding Fic/DOC family protein has product MKGSFDSQHLRAIHRYLFRDVFPWAGEFRVVNISKGGPMFGPVMFIGQALDDAFGKLAREKLLSGLTVDAFADRAAFYLGEINAIHPFREGNGRTQREFIRQLAVRAGHTISWAGFTQQEMIDASIKSHVGGENEALAEILRRALMERGNA; this is encoded by the coding sequence ATGAAGGGTAGTTTTGACTCGCAGCATCTGCGGGCGATCCACCGGTATCTGTTTCGGGATGTGTTTCCGTGGGCGGGGGAGTTCCGGGTGGTGAATATCTCGAAAGGCGGGCCCATGTTTGGCCCTGTTATGTTCATCGGACAGGCTCTGGATGATGCTTTTGGGAAGCTGGCTCGAGAGAAGCTTTTGAGTGGGCTCACGGTGGATGCGTTTGCGGACCGAGCGGCGTTCTACCTGGGCGAGATCAATGCGATTCATCCGTTCCGCGAGGGAAATGGGCGGACGCAGCGGGAGTTTATTCGGCAGCTTGCGGTGCGGGCGGGACATACGATCTCATGGGCTGGGTTTACGCAGCAGGAGATGATCGACGCTTCTATCAAGAGCCATGTGGGCGGAGAGAATGAAGCTCTGGCGGAGATTTTAAGACGGGCGCTCATGGAGCGGGGGAACGCATGA
- a CDS encoding prephenate dehydrogenase, translating into MIESVAIVGTGLIGTSIGLALRRAGFDGEIVGVDAKGDEAAMAVSMGACDRVGAFDDVWKCDVVVLAVPVLTILDFLGRLAPLMGPDQLITDVGSTKLQIFEMVRSLRGNEVRVRMLPGHPMAGKESGGAELGDAGLFEGAMWLFTPAEEEWDVEREWREWVTRFGARTMDMDARRHDQVCAWVSHLPQMVATAMAAMYEDEFGAEPEIAAEFQAIGGRALREMTRLGASPYSMWRDVAMSNTEPLAATLFALEQRLQHLREGLRTPELREEFRLANAFRARK; encoded by the coding sequence ATGATTGAGAGTGTTGCGATTGTCGGAACGGGGCTGATCGGGACATCGATCGGCCTCGCTTTGCGTCGGGCTGGGTTTGACGGCGAGATCGTTGGGGTGGATGCCAAGGGGGATGAGGCGGCTATGGCGGTCAGCATGGGGGCTTGCGACCGGGTGGGGGCGTTCGACGATGTGTGGAAGTGTGATGTTGTCGTGCTGGCCGTGCCGGTGCTGACGATTCTGGATTTTCTGGGGCGGCTGGCTCCGTTGATGGGACCGGACCAGTTGATTACGGATGTGGGGAGTACGAAGCTGCAGATCTTTGAGATGGTGAGGTCGCTGCGGGGGAATGAGGTTCGGGTGCGGATGTTGCCGGGGCACCCCATGGCTGGGAAGGAGTCGGGGGGGGCGGAGTTGGGGGATGCGGGGCTCTTTGAGGGGGCTATGTGGCTGTTCACCCCTGCCGAGGAGGAGTGGGATGTGGAGCGGGAGTGGCGGGAGTGGGTTACCCGGTTCGGGGCGCGGACGATGGATATGGACGCCCGGCGGCATGACCAAGTGTGTGCGTGGGTGAGTCATCTGCCGCAGATGGTGGCTACGGCGATGGCGGCGATGTACGAGGACGAGTTTGGGGCGGAGCCGGAGATTGCGGCGGAGTTCCAGGCGATCGGGGGGCGGGCGCTGCGGGAGATGACTCGTCTGGGGGCTAGTCCTTACAGCATGTGGCGGGATGTGGCGATGAGCAATACTGAGCCGCTGGCGGCTACGTTGTTCGCGCTGGAGCAGAGGTTGCAGCATCTGCGCGAGGGGCTTCGGACGCCGGAGCTGAGGGAAGAGTTCCGGCTGGCGAATGCTTTTCGGGCTCGGAAGTAG